GGCGAACTGGCGGTAGTCCGCCTCGATGGCGTCGAACGTCTCCTTGGAGTATCCGACGAGATCGAGCTTGTTCACCGCCAGGACGACCTTGCGGATTCCCAGCAGCGACACCAGATAGCTGTGCCGGCAGGTCTGGGTGAGCACACCCCGGCGAGCATCGACGAGAATCACGGCGAGGTCGGCGGTGGACGCGCCGGTCACCATGTTCCGGGTGTACTGCTCGTGCCCGGGGGTGTCCGCGACGATGAACTTACGCCGCTCGGTGGAGAAGAACCGGTAGGCGACGTCGATCGTGATGCCCTGTTCGCGTTCCGCGGCGAGCCCGTCGACGAGCAGCGCGAAATCGAGCCCGTCGCCCTGGGTGCCGACCTTCTTCGAGTCGCTTTCCAGCGCGGCGAGATGATCGGAGAAGACCAGCTTCGAGTCGTAGAGCAGCCGGCCGATCAGCGTGCTCTTGCCGTCGTCGACGCTGCCGCAGGTGATGAAGCGCAGCATCGACTTGTTCTCGTGCGCGCGCAGATAGCCCTCGATGTCGGCCGCGACGAGGTCGTTGGTCGCGTGCGCCATCAGAAGTACCCCTCCTGCTTCTTCTTCTCCATCGACCCGGAGGAGTCGTGGTCGATAACCCGGCCCTGCCGCTCCGAGCTCGTCGTCAGCAGCATTTCCTGGATGATCTCCGGCAGGGTCGCGGCGTTGCTCTCCACCGCGCCGGTGAGCGGGTAGCAGCCCAACGTGCGGAACCGGACGCTGCGCTGCTCGGGAACCTCACCCGAAGCCAGCGGCATCCGGTCGTCATCCACCATGATCAGCGCTCCGTCACGTTCCACCACCGGCCGCTGGGCGGCGAAATACAGCGGGACGATCGGGATCTGCTCACGGTAGATGTACTGCCACACATCCAGCTCGGTCCAGTTCGACAGCGGGAACACCCGCACGCTCTGGCCGGGGGCCTTGCTCGCGTTGTAGAGGCGCCACAGCTCGGGGCGCTGCGCCTTCGGATCCCACCGGTGCTGCGCCGAACGGATCGAGAAGACCCGCTCCTTCGCCCGGGACTTCTCCTCGTCCCGGCGGGCCCCGCCGAACGCCAGGTCGAAACCGTGCTTGTCGAGGGCCTGCTTGAGACCCTCCGTCTTCCACATGTCCGTGTGCGTCGCGGAGCCGTGATCGAACGGGTTGATCCCCCGCTCGACGCATTCGGGGTTCTGGTGGACCAGCAGATCGACACCGAGGTCGGCCGCGATCTTGTCGCGGAACTCGTACATCGCCCGGAACTTCCAGGTCGTGTCCACATGCAGCAGCGGGAACGGCGGCCGGGACGGATAGAAGGCCTTCATCGCCAGGTGGAGCAGCACGGAGCTGTCCTTGCCGACGGAATAGAGCATCACCGGTCGCTCACTCTCGGCGACCGCCTCCCGGAAGATCTGAATGCTCTCCGCCTCAAGGCGCTGCAGGTGTGTCAGTCGGCCCATGCCGGGGTTGCCCTTCTCCGTCCGTGCTCTCCGTGCCGGCGCGTCCACGCGGTCGGTCTGGCTCATGGCTGCGGTCCTTCGTCACGTCCGGTGACCGTTGCCGGTCGAGGCTGTCGAGGCTGTCGAGGCGGATCGGCGTCGGCGACCGGTCCGGAATCGGCAGCCGGTCCAGGATCGGCAGCTGATCCCAGCGAACCAGCAGCCGGCCGGGGTGGGCCGGCTGTGGTGAACCTCGTCCCAGCCGGATCCACGGCCCAGTCCGCGGGGCAGCCCCATTCCTCCTCGTACACAAGCTCGGCCAACGGCCTCCGGCGCACCGGGCCATGCCGGCCCGCCGGCCGGCCCAGCGTGATGGTGCCGGCGATGAACGTGCCGTCGGGAACCCCCAGCAGGGCCCGCAGCTCGGCATCGACAGCGAAGTTCCAACCAGTGAACGCGCCACCATATCCGAGCGCGCGGGCGGCGAGCAGAAGATTCTGACAGGCCGGATACACCGACGCGCCCTCGGACGGCGTCGGCTCACGGTAGCGCACCAGGCACGGCAGGATCAGCACCGGAATCCGCTCGAACCCGTCGACGAACTGCTGGAGGGCACGGGCCGTCCGGGCCTTCGGCGAGTCGGCGACGCCGCCGGAGCCGCGGTCGTAGCCGTCCGCCTGGCGTTTCCCACCCCAGGCCCGCCGGGCGGCCTGCCCGATCAGCGCCTTCGCGGCCTGGGCCTTCGGGCCGTCTGTCAGCACGACGAACCGGAACGGCTGGCGGTTGGACCCGCTGGGGGCCCGGGTGGCCGCGAACAGGATGGTCCGCAGGACCTCCCGGGGCACCGGCTCGTCGGTGTAGCGACGGATGGCCCGCGTCGTCGTCAGGCCCTCCAGCAGGCCCACCGTGTCTACCGGAAGCTCGATGCCTGGCTGAAACACAGTGCCCGACCTGCCCGCCTGAAACACGGTGCCTGCCGGAAGCCCTGGGGGCGCCGTAGGCGCCGGGCTCTCCCCCGTGGTCATCGGTCAGATCCACCTGTCCGCTCGCGGTGCATCCGTCCATCCTCCCGCTCGGTCGCCGCGCCCGTCCGACTGGCTCGTTGTTATGAAGCAACCACGGGCAGGTGCTTCCATCCCCTCGGCGTGGATGTGTGGTCCAACACCGTGGCTTCGCAGTCGATGTCCCGGTCGGTCCAACGCCGCAGCAGCTCGCCGAGCACCACCCGGCCTTCCATGCCTGCCAGCGAGGCGCCGAGGCGGAGGTTCGGGCCGCGACCGAAGGCCAGGTGACGGTCGATCCGCCGGTGGATGTCGAACGAGTTCGGGTCCACGAAGTGGCGCTCATCACGGTCCGCGGAGGAATTGGGCACCGCTGCACAGCGGCGCAGAAAGGTCGCGGTGTGGCGGCGCACAGCAGGGCGGCAGGGCTGCAGGCCGCGGGTCAGCAGAAGTCGGAGCCGCCGTCGACATTGACGTTCGCGCCGGTCATGTAGGTGTTGCGACGTGAGGCGACAAAAGCGATCACCGCACCTATCTCGGATGGCGCCCCAGCCCGCGGCAGGTGCGCGGGGTGACCGAAATGCTCGGCAATACCGCTCATGACGGCCCGTAGGTCCCCGGGATCGATGCCGACACCGCGCGCCCAGGTGGCCAGCCCCTCGGAGGCGAAACTTCCGGGCGACACGGTGTTGACCAGAATCTCGTCGTCAGCCAGGGTCAGCGACAGGTTCTTGCTGATACTGGTCACCATCGACTTGGCCGCCGTGTAGGCGATCAGGGAGGCGGTCTGACGCTTGGTCGAATGCGCTGAGATGTTGAC
This region of Parafrankia irregularis genomic DNA includes:
- a CDS encoding GTP-binding protein; its protein translation is MAHATNDLVAADIEGYLRAHENKSMLRFITCGSVDDGKSTLIGRLLYDSKLVFSDHLAALESDSKKVGTQGDGLDFALLVDGLAAEREQGITIDVAYRFFSTERRKFIVADTPGHEQYTRNMVTGASTADLAVILVDARRGVLTQTCRHSYLVSLLGIRKVVLAVNKLDLVGYSKETFDAIEADYRQFA
- the cysD gene encoding sulfate adenylyltransferase subunit CysD, which produces MGRLTHLQRLEAESIQIFREAVAESERPVMLYSVGKDSSVLLHLAMKAFYPSRPPFPLLHVDTTWKFRAMYEFRDKIAADLGVDLLVHQNPECVERGINPFDHGSATHTDMWKTEGLKQALDKHGFDLAFGGARRDEEKSRAKERVFSIRSAQHRWDPKAQRPELWRLYNASKAPGQSVRVFPLSNWTELDVWQYIYREQIPIVPLYFAAQRPVVERDGALIMVDDDRMPLASGEVPEQRSVRFRTLGCYPLTGAVESNAATLPEIIQEMLLTTSSERQGRVIDHDSSGSMEKKKQEGYF
- a CDS encoding nitroreductase family protein, which encodes MFQPGIELPVDTVGLLEGLTTTRAIRRYTDEPVPREVLRTILFAATRAPSGSNRQPFRFVVLTDGPKAQAAKALIGQAARRAWGGKRQADGYDRGSGGVADSPKARTARALQQFVDGFERIPVLILPCLVRYREPTPSEGASVYPACQNLLLAARALGYGGAFTGWNFAVDAELRALLGVPDGTFIAGTITLGRPAGRHGPVRRRPLAELVYEEEWGCPADWAVDPAGTRFTTAGPPRPAAGSLGSAADPGPAADSGPVADADPPRQPRQPRPATVTGRDEGPQP